The following proteins are co-located in the Pedobacter sp. FW305-3-2-15-E-R2A2 genome:
- a CDS encoding IS3 family transposase, translating to MKQDFPKLGIRLLCRLFGKTRHAYYDHQWRVQDEGLKDEIILQHVLRIREKQKRIGTLKLHFMLQEVLSAHDIKIGRDYLFRLMREHGLHIRTRKRKAVTTNSRHWMRKYNNQIKELIIHRPEQVWVSDITYIQLTKQWGYLSLITDAYSKKIMGWAFRTDLSAQGCIDALDMAVKTRKHPQDQLIHHSDRGSQYCSKNYVDLLTENQVAISMTENGDPYENAIAERVNGILKAEFDMHSSKASFKETTKRIRENIQTYNQLRPHASCDYLTPEQAHLKRGIFKKRWKPKKYKTKENQTCITRSGITNLSV from the coding sequence ATGAAACAGGACTTCCCAAAACTTGGGATCAGGTTGCTGTGCAGACTGTTTGGCAAAACAAGACATGCGTATTACGACCACCAGTGGCGAGTACAGGATGAGGGTTTAAAAGATGAGATCATTTTGCAGCATGTACTGCGTATTCGGGAAAAGCAAAAGCGAATAGGTACGTTGAAACTGCATTTTATGCTGCAGGAAGTGTTGTCAGCGCACGATATTAAAATTGGAAGGGACTATTTATTTCGCCTAATGCGGGAGCATGGCCTCCATATCAGAACACGAAAAAGGAAAGCGGTGACAACTAATTCAAGGCATTGGATGCGAAAATATAATAACCAGATCAAGGAATTGATCATCCACCGTCCCGAACAGGTCTGGGTAAGTGATATTACTTATATTCAGTTGACAAAACAGTGGGGATATCTAAGCCTTATCACAGATGCCTATTCTAAAAAGATCATGGGATGGGCTTTTAGGACTGATTTATCTGCTCAAGGATGTATAGACGCGCTTGATATGGCTGTCAAAACACGTAAACACCCCCAAGATCAGCTCATACATCATTCTGATCGGGGATCACAATATTGTAGTAAAAACTATGTGGACCTGCTTACCGAAAATCAGGTAGCAATAAGCATGACTGAAAATGGAGACCCTTATGAAAATGCAATAGCAGAACGGGTAAATGGAATATTAAAAGCGGAGTTTGATATGCATAGTTCTAAAGCAAGTTTTAAAGAAACAACAAAGAGAATCAGAGAGAATATTCAAACTTATAACCAACTAAGACCGCATGCAAGCTGTGATTATCTCACACCAGAACAGGCGCATCTTAAACGGGGAATCTTTAAGAAAAGATGGAAGCCTAAAAAGTACAAAACAAAGGAAAATCAAACTTGTATAACCCGATCAGGAATAACAAATTTGAGTGTATAG
- the bamD gene encoding outer membrane protein assembly factor BamD encodes MFKIKHVLLLSFTIIALTIAGCKSQFEKIRLSNDVAKKYQEAMKLYNKKNYTKAIILFEDLSQKYRGRAEAEDLNYYYALTLYKLRDYTTARYQFKSFADTYPTSKYAEECRYLGAYCYYLESPKFSLDQENTYKAIDALQLFINFYPKSERVADASKYIADLRSKLETKAFENAKLYFDLGGWDISNYKSAVIALKNAQIDFPDIKYAEEMDLLIVKSQYNYAKNSIELRQEDRYNEAITYADEFVEAHPQSKLVDQAKALKKDSEEGIAHAKRVIAEFQKDQEKYKAMLEKEAKADSTNTKIKTPIK; translated from the coding sequence ATGTTTAAAATTAAACACGTATTACTATTAAGTTTCACCATCATAGCCCTGACTATCGCGGGTTGCAAAAGCCAGTTTGAAAAAATCAGATTGAGCAACGATGTAGCCAAGAAATATCAGGAGGCGATGAAGCTCTACAACAAGAAGAATTATACCAAAGCTATCATTCTGTTTGAAGACCTTTCGCAGAAATACAGAGGAAGGGCAGAAGCCGAAGACTTAAATTATTACTATGCCCTAACCCTATATAAATTAAGGGATTATACCACTGCAAGATATCAGTTTAAATCATTTGCTGATACTTATCCAACCAGTAAATATGCAGAAGAATGCAGATACCTGGGTGCTTATTGCTATTACCTGGAATCACCTAAATTCTCATTAGATCAGGAGAACACTTACAAAGCAATTGATGCTTTACAGTTGTTTATCAACTTCTATCCTAAGAGTGAGCGTGTGGCTGATGCCAGTAAATATATTGCCGACTTACGTTCGAAACTGGAAACTAAAGCATTTGAAAATGCGAAGTTATATTTCGACCTGGGCGGATGGGATATCAGTAATTATAAATCGGCCGTTATTGCTTTGAAAAATGCGCAGATTGATTTCCCTGATATTAAGTATGCGGAAGAGATGGATCTTTTGATCGTTAAATCTCAATATAATTATGCAAAAAATAGTATTGAATTACGTCAGGAAGACAGATATAACGAAGCCATCACCTATGCTGATGAATTTGTAGAAGCTCATCCTCAGAGTAAATTGGTTGATCAGGCTAAAGCTTTAAAGAAAGATAGTGAAGAAGGTATAGCACATGCAAAACGTGTAATTGCCGAGTTCCAGAAGGACCAGGAAAAATATAAAGCAATGCTTGAAAAAGAAGCTAAAGCAGACAGTACCAATACCAAAATTAAAACCCCAATCAAATAA
- a CDS encoding GntR family transcriptional regulator has protein sequence MEFRENEAIYLQIAAYVGENIMLGKWPVNEKIPSVRELAVELQVNPNTVVRAYEFLQNKEVILNKRGIGFFITADAGEKIKGYSKERFLGNELPEFFRNIFLLDISMKEIEERFEKFKSEHYQK, from the coding sequence ATGGAATTTAGAGAAAATGAAGCCATATATCTGCAGATTGCTGCTTATGTTGGTGAAAATATTATGCTGGGTAAATGGCCGGTTAATGAGAAAATCCCTTCGGTTAGAGAACTGGCTGTGGAATTACAGGTAAACCCGAATACGGTAGTCAGGGCGTATGAGTTTTTACAGAATAAAGAAGTGATTCTGAATAAGCGGGGAATAGGTTTCTTTATTACCGCTGATGCCGGAGAAAAAATAAAGGGCTACAGTAAGGAACGCTTCCTTGGAAATGAGCTCCCTGAATTTTTCAGAAATATATTTCTCCTGGATATCAGTATGAAAGAGATTGAAGAACGCTTTGAAAAGTTTAAATCGGAACATTACCAGAAGTAA
- a CDS encoding YdeI/OmpD-associated family protein translates to MDKLSFGCLVRLWLYQQNDYLGWIERAKLPDTKEKRMQQMLTELKNGTVYMKMNWKSKQV, encoded by the coding sequence ATGGACAAGCTGTCTTTTGGCTGTCTCGTCCGGCTCTGGCTATACCAGCAAAACGATTACCTCGGTTGGATTGAAAGGGCGAAGCTGCCGGATACAAAAGAGAAAAGGATGCAACAAATGCTAACCGAGTTAAAAAACGGGACTGTATATATGAAAATGAACTGGAAATCAAAACAGGTTTAA
- a CDS encoding ABC transporter ATP-binding protein translates to MIEISNLTFGYSKKNLLFKNLNLKLQMGHIYGLLGKNGAGKSTLLKNLAGLVFPQEGLCSLKGYHSANRLPGFLQELFFIPEEMHLPSITASQFAGSTGHFYPKFNKEQYFKMLAEFDVPVSSVLGKLSFGQQKKVMIAFGLATNTALLIMDEPTNGLDIPSKVKFRKIIAGALTDERCIVISTHQIRDLDSLIDSVLVLHEQEIVLNRSLDEIAERLQFTTTAQANKAAILYEESNAIGINTISENHNETFSKVDMEMLFNAIISGHKSVTDILK, encoded by the coding sequence ATGATAGAAATCTCCAATTTAACTTTTGGATACAGCAAAAAGAACCTGTTGTTCAAAAACCTAAACCTGAAGCTTCAGATGGGCCATATTTATGGTCTTCTGGGTAAGAATGGGGCGGGAAAATCAACCCTTCTTAAAAACCTTGCAGGTCTGGTCTTTCCTCAGGAAGGACTTTGTTCCCTAAAAGGGTACCATTCCGCGAACCGTTTACCAGGTTTTTTGCAGGAATTATTCTTTATTCCTGAGGAAATGCATTTGCCATCCATTACTGCCAGTCAGTTTGCAGGAAGCACGGGGCACTTCTATCCTAAGTTTAATAAAGAACAGTATTTTAAAATGCTGGCGGAGTTTGATGTTCCGGTTTCCAGCGTATTGGGTAAACTGTCTTTTGGTCAGCAGAAAAAAGTAATGATTGCTTTTGGTTTGGCTACGAATACCGCTTTGCTGATCATGGATGAGCCTACCAATGGCCTGGACATCCCTTCTAAAGTTAAATTCAGAAAAATCATTGCAGGAGCACTTACCGATGAACGTTGCATCGTTATTTCTACACATCAGATCCGTGACCTGGATAGCCTGATCGATAGCGTGCTTGTTTTACACGAACAGGAGATTGTGCTGAACCGCAGTCTGGATGAAATTGCCGAACGCCTTCAATTTACTACGACTGCGCAGGCCAACAAAGCTGCGATTTTGTATGAGGAATCAAATGCGATAGGCATCAATACGATTAGCGAAAACCATAATGAAACTTTTAGTAAGGTAGACATGGAAATGCTTTTCAATGCCATCATTAGTGGTCATAAATCAGTAACTGACATTTTAAAATAA
- a CDS encoding Fic family protein codes for MAYKINADRNKPWNDLPDLPIDKDLYEDLEVYKQLGQAKAAIGRLQGRSIAIPNQGLLINSISLQEAKASSAIENIFTTDDELYKAYSEDQTKQLDGPAKEILNYREALWLGYDHLKEGGQFDKAYFIKMYQVVSQFSDGIRTPVAQIYIKEAGTGPNAGKVSYTPPRGTGIIEAKLDNLIEFLNEDQKYPIDPLLKMCIGHFQFEAIHPFRDGNGRTGRIFNIHYLTNKGLLDYPILFLSSYIMANKDDYYAGLSGISQRGSWKNWLLYMLKAIEQTSNLTYYKINDIIAAKEAILTAIIEEGNILRPETLVSALFSQPYTRVKHITTMGLYSENTARKYLDQLTTLGILEKRTIQGANYYLNMELYRILSE; via the coding sequence ATGGCTTATAAGATTAATGCTGACCGCAATAAACCCTGGAATGATTTACCAGACCTTCCTATCGATAAAGATTTATATGAAGACTTAGAGGTTTATAAACAACTAGGACAGGCAAAGGCTGCTATAGGCAGACTACAAGGACGTAGCATTGCTATTCCTAATCAGGGGCTACTGATAAATTCCATTAGTTTGCAGGAAGCAAAAGCCTCAAGTGCCATTGAAAATATCTTCACAACAGATGATGAGCTCTATAAAGCATATAGTGAAGATCAGACCAAACAATTGGATGGGCCGGCAAAAGAGATTCTTAATTATAGGGAGGCACTCTGGCTGGGCTATGATCATCTGAAAGAAGGTGGACAATTTGATAAAGCTTATTTTATAAAAATGTATCAGGTGGTGAGCCAGTTTAGTGATGGAATCAGAACACCGGTCGCACAGATTTACATTAAAGAAGCTGGGACCGGGCCAAATGCCGGAAAGGTGTCTTATACACCACCCAGAGGTACAGGAATTATAGAAGCAAAACTTGATAACCTAATTGAGTTTTTAAACGAGGATCAGAAATATCCCATAGATCCCTTGCTAAAGATGTGCATTGGACATTTTCAATTTGAAGCAATTCACCCTTTTAGGGATGGAAATGGGCGTACCGGTAGGATCTTTAACATCCATTATCTGACCAATAAGGGCTTGCTGGATTATCCAATCCTGTTTCTGAGTAGTTATATTATGGCAAATAAGGACGATTATTATGCAGGTTTATCTGGAATAAGCCAAAGAGGGAGCTGGAAGAACTGGTTATTATACATGTTGAAGGCGATAGAGCAGACTTCGAATCTGACCTATTATAAGATTAATGATATTATTGCGGCCAAAGAAGCTATTTTAACGGCAATTATTGAAGAGGGGAATATATTGAGGCCGGAAACGCTGGTTTCTGCATTATTTAGTCAGCCTTATACCAGAGTAAAACACATCACCACTATGGGATTGTATTCGGAAAATACCGCAAGGAAATACCTGGATCAACTTACGACATTGGGAATTTTAGAAAAACGAACCATCCAGGGCGCAAATTATTACCTGAATATGGAGTTGTACCGAATTCTTTCAGAGTAA
- a CDS encoding carboxypeptidase-like regulatory domain-containing protein encodes MKAISLLCCMLIFGTVQAQVIRGKVIDQESKRPLANILIRIKYGKTTTGANGEFALIPSKNDTLHFSGFNYAPYQLVYTAGLKTEFLIELKEQALSLNEVAIFSKRNHKEDSLKLRKEYARNFNYKQPGWKSVFVPLSTSRKVLPFEMVTLDVLGLARMLTRKNNKENKFKRKLLRDESSAYVDSRFSTDLVGSLTRLDGDSLYLFMDRYRPAKDSLLQMSDYQLMMSVKSNLRKFKSDNQGKEEMLKSLRKMPFRNN; translated from the coding sequence ATGAAAGCAATCAGTCTGCTCTGCTGTATGTTGATTTTCGGTACTGTTCAGGCACAGGTAATCAGAGGAAAAGTAATTGATCAGGAATCAAAACGTCCTTTAGCCAATATCCTGATCAGGATAAAATACGGAAAAACGACTACTGGAGCTAATGGTGAATTTGCTTTAATTCCCTCGAAAAATGATACCCTCCACTTCTCAGGATTTAATTATGCGCCCTATCAGCTGGTTTATACAGCCGGTCTGAAAACGGAATTTCTAATCGAACTGAAGGAGCAGGCCTTGTCCTTAAACGAGGTGGCTATTTTTTCAAAGAGAAACCATAAAGAAGATTCTTTGAAACTTAGAAAGGAATATGCCAGGAATTTCAATTACAAACAACCAGGTTGGAAATCTGTATTTGTACCCCTTTCCACAAGCCGGAAGGTCCTGCCCTTTGAGATGGTTACCTTAGATGTGCTCGGCCTTGCGAGAATGTTAACCAGGAAAAACAACAAAGAGAATAAATTTAAGCGGAAACTGCTGCGGGACGAATCCTCAGCCTATGTGGATTCCAGGTTCAGTACGGACCTGGTAGGAAGCCTTACCCGGCTTGATGGCGATTCTTTATACCTGTTTATGGATAGGTATCGCCCTGCGAAAGACAGCTTGCTCCAGATGTCCGATTATCAGCTCATGATGTCCGTCAAATCAAATCTGCGGAAGTTTAAATCCGACAATCAGGGAAAAGAAGAAATGCTAAAATCACTGAGGAAAATGCCATTCCGGAATAATTAA
- a CDS encoding DNA-directed RNA polymerase subunit omega, which produces MNTNKPAVPNTTVTRNVNDLDQKTENIYESLVIISKRANQISNNIKEELHGKLAEFASSNDNLEEIFENREQIEISKHYERMPKPSLIAIDEFLNDKIYHRNPAKEQQ; this is translated from the coding sequence ATGAACACGAACAAACCTGCTGTACCGAATACTACGGTTACTAGAAATGTTAATGATTTAGATCAAAAAACTGAGAATATCTATGAGTCTTTAGTAATTATTTCTAAAAGGGCTAATCAGATTTCAAACAACATTAAAGAAGAATTACACGGTAAATTAGCTGAGTTTGCTTCTTCAAATGACAACCTGGAAGAGATCTTTGAAAACAGAGAACAAATCGAAATCAGTAAGCATTATGAGCGTATGCCTAAGCCTTCATTGATTGCTATCGATGAGTTCCTGAATGATAAAATTTATCACAGAAACCCTGCTAAAGAGCAACAATAA
- a CDS encoding DUF4835 family protein: MKQRLFLFVLSFFLCQIDVHAQELNARVTVMAPTVPNINKRNIEVLQNTIREFLNNNKWTNETYTPQERIETNFVITVTAWDGSAGYKAEAQIQSSRPVYGTAYNSTILNISDKDFDFNYNEGQSLDYSDQNFISNLSSLLGFYANTIIGLDKDSFSNLGGTPFYNKAQNILNLAQQSGNKGWKASDGLRNRYWLNENLLNKSFEDLREFIFSYHYNGMDRLQEDMDKGSKKIISLLSGLTKMDRQKLGSIFPNVYFATKADEIVNLLSIGNSQERLKAYNLLVDIDPANINKYESLKPAKQGL, from the coding sequence ATGAAACAACGCCTCTTCCTCTTCGTCCTCTCTTTCTTCCTTTGCCAGATTGATGTTCATGCCCAGGAATTAAATGCAAGGGTTACCGTAATGGCACCAACGGTACCGAATATCAATAAGAGAAACATAGAGGTTTTGCAAAATACCATCAGAGAGTTTTTAAATAACAACAAGTGGACCAATGAAACTTATACCCCTCAGGAACGTATAGAAACTAATTTCGTGATCACAGTGACCGCCTGGGATGGCAGCGCCGGTTATAAAGCGGAAGCACAGATCCAATCCAGCAGACCGGTCTATGGAACGGCCTATAACAGCACCATTTTGAACATCAGCGACAAAGACTTCGACTTCAACTATAACGAAGGACAATCTTTGGACTACTCCGACCAGAACTTCATTTCCAACCTGAGCTCCCTGCTCGGGTTTTATGCAAATACGATTATCGGATTGGATAAAGACAGTTTTAGCAATCTTGGTGGAACCCCATTTTACAATAAAGCACAAAACATCCTCAACCTGGCACAACAATCGGGCAATAAAGGCTGGAAAGCATCCGATGGCTTGAGAAACCGGTATTGGCTGAATGAAAACCTGCTCAACAAAAGCTTTGAGGATTTAAGAGAATTTATCTTTAGTTATCATTATAATGGCATGGACCGCCTCCAGGAAGATATGGACAAGGGCTCCAAAAAGATCATCTCCCTGCTTTCGGGACTCACAAAAATGGACCGTCAAAAACTGGGTTCCATCTTCCCTAACGTATACTTCGCGACCAAAGCCGATGAAATCGTGAACCTGCTCTCTATCGGAAATTCTCAGGAACGCTTAAAAGCATACAACCTCCTGGTAGACATTGACCCGGCCAACATCAATAAATACGAAAGCTTAAAACCCGCTAAACAAGGCCTATAA
- a CDS encoding DUF5655 domain-containing protein, which yields MLTNNELMIENSDKAMADFLQNKSAVSIALFEELAATFKAIGTVEFHAAKTMIAFSARINFAYVIQMGKDFIDIVLPFKQPYEDNLCFRKIKAVPGSDDYNHHLRIYLPEDLNEEVFSYLRMAYENGK from the coding sequence ATGCTGACGAATAATGAACTAATGATAGAAAATTCAGATAAAGCCATGGCAGATTTTCTGCAAAACAAATCAGCAGTCAGCATTGCGCTTTTCGAAGAACTGGCCGCTACTTTCAAAGCAATCGGAACGGTGGAATTCCATGCGGCGAAAACCATGATTGCCTTTTCCGCCAGGATAAATTTCGCTTACGTGATACAGATGGGAAAAGATTTTATAGATATCGTACTCCCTTTTAAGCAGCCTTACGAAGACAACTTATGCTTTCGAAAAATCAAAGCCGTACCAGGCAGTGACGATTACAACCACCATCTGCGAATTTACCTGCCGGAGGACTTAAACGAGGAAGTATTCAGCTACCTCCGGATGGCCTATGAAAACGGAAAATAA
- the coaBC gene encoding bifunctional phosphopantothenoylcysteine decarboxylase/phosphopantothenate--cysteine ligase CoaBC, producing the protein MLENKNIILGVCGSIAAYKSAILVRLLVKAGANVKVILTADAANFITPLTLATLSKNPVYTQYFDAETGVWSNHVELGLWADFMVVAPASANTLAKMATGICDNLLTAVYLSAKCPVFVAPAMDLDMWKHESTQQNIEKLISYENEVIPPGKGELASGLYGEGRMAEPEEIVSFLNEAAGKGLPLLGKKVLVTAGPTYEAIDPVRFIGNHSSGKMGFAIAGVFAGLGAEVTLITGPTAEKTTAQIKRIDVVSAADMLKACKAEFPQSDIMVMSAAVADYTPVTAASQKIKKTNPEFSLELKKTEDILATLGQTKTAQQILVGFALETENEEAYAKAKLSKKNLDLIVLNSLNDKGAGFKGDTNKITIFNKAAEKVVFETKSKNEVAKDICNEILKLVV; encoded by the coding sequence ATGCTAGAAAATAAAAACATTATTCTTGGCGTTTGCGGCAGCATTGCAGCATATAAATCAGCGATACTGGTCAGGTTACTGGTAAAGGCTGGCGCAAACGTTAAAGTTATTCTTACGGCCGATGCGGCGAATTTCATTACCCCGCTCACCCTGGCTACCTTATCAAAAAATCCTGTTTACACCCAATATTTCGACGCCGAAACCGGTGTTTGGAGTAACCATGTGGAGTTGGGCCTGTGGGCTGACTTTATGGTCGTTGCCCCGGCAAGCGCCAACACGTTGGCTAAAATGGCAACAGGCATTTGTGATAACCTCTTAACAGCAGTCTACTTATCGGCCAAATGCCCGGTTTTTGTTGCTCCGGCAATGGACCTGGACATGTGGAAGCATGAAAGCACGCAGCAAAATATCGAAAAGCTGATCTCCTACGAGAACGAGGTCATCCCTCCTGGAAAAGGAGAGCTTGCCAGTGGTTTATATGGGGAAGGCCGCATGGCGGAACCAGAAGAAATTGTTTCCTTTTTGAATGAAGCAGCTGGAAAAGGGCTTCCATTGTTAGGTAAGAAGGTACTCGTTACCGCCGGGCCTACCTATGAAGCGATAGATCCTGTTCGTTTTATCGGGAATCATTCTTCCGGAAAAATGGGCTTTGCCATCGCCGGAGTCTTTGCCGGTTTAGGTGCAGAAGTGACCCTGATCACCGGACCAACTGCGGAAAAAACGACCGCACAAATCAAGAGGATCGACGTAGTCAGCGCAGCAGATATGCTGAAGGCTTGCAAAGCGGAATTCCCCCAATCGGACATCATGGTCATGAGTGCCGCCGTAGCAGACTATACCCCTGTTACTGCAGCCAGCCAGAAGATTAAAAAGACAAATCCGGAATTTAGCCTGGAACTGAAAAAGACAGAAGACATCCTTGCTACCCTCGGACAAACAAAAACTGCGCAGCAAATCCTTGTCGGCTTCGCCCTGGAAACGGAAAACGAAGAAGCTTATGCAAAAGCCAAGCTCAGCAAGAAAAACCTGGACCTGATTGTGCTCAATTCACTCAACGACAAAGGTGCCGGGTTTAAGGGAGATACCAATAAAATCACTATATTTAATAAAGCTGCTGAAAAAGTGGTTTTTGAAACAAAATCAAAGAATGAAGTTGCAAAAGACATTTGCAATGAAATATTAAAATTAGTTGTATAA
- a CDS encoding glycoside hydrolase family 3 N-terminal domain-containing protein, whose amino-acid sequence MKKTLMLCAALFSLESASFAQHKNIYQKNWIDFNKNGKKDVFEDPSQEIEKRIADLLSQMTVEEKTCQMATLYGYGRVLKEEMPTPEWKTKVWKDGIANIDEALNSLAYNKKAQTAYSYPFSKHADAINTLQKWFIEETRMGIPVDFTNEGIHGLCHDRATPLPAPINIGSTWNKAMVRQAGDIVGREAKALGYTNVYAPILDPARDQRWGRVVECYGENPFHIAELGKQMVLGIQENGVAATLKHFAVYSVPKGGRDGDARTDPHVALRELHQIHLYPFRRVVQEASPMGVMSSYNDYDGVPITGSHYFLTELLREKYGFKGYIVSDSEAVEYLYSKHHVVDDYKGAIKQVVEAGLDVRTNFTMPEQYIMPLRELISEGKVSMKTIDERVAHVLRVKFRLGLFDRPYVPNTKASDQVVHTAQSEAFSAELSRQSLVLLKNEQNLLPLALNKLKNILVTGPLAAEVNYTTSRYGPSNNPVTSVVDGIKKYTAGNAQVNYVKGCDIIDPNWPESEIIPSPLSAAEQAGIDEAVAQAKLADVIIAVVGEDEKRVGESLTRTGLNLPGRQLQLLMALHATGKPVVMVMINGQPLTINWENRYLPAILEAWFPGPQSGNIIAETLFGDYNPGGKLPITFPKSVGQLEYNFPFKPASQAGQPSSGNNGYGKTSVNGALFPFGYGLSYTDFEYSNLEVKQPTQKAGSDIEVSVRVKNTGKRKGDDVVQLYLKDLVSSVTTYDSDLRGFERITLLPGEEKTVRFILHPDDLSILDKDMNWRVEPGKFRVMIGQSSEDIKLKQEFEILP is encoded by the coding sequence ATGAAAAAGACGCTGATGCTTTGTGCTGCCCTCTTCTCTTTGGAGAGTGCTTCATTTGCCCAACATAAAAATATCTACCAAAAAAACTGGATTGACTTTAATAAAAACGGAAAGAAGGATGTTTTCGAAGATCCATCTCAGGAAATAGAAAAAAGAATTGCCGACCTGCTTTCTCAAATGACAGTGGAAGAGAAAACTTGTCAGATGGCGACCTTATACGGTTATGGAAGAGTCCTGAAAGAAGAGATGCCTACGCCCGAATGGAAAACAAAGGTCTGGAAGGATGGGATTGCCAATATTGACGAAGCTTTAAACAGCCTCGCCTATAATAAAAAGGCTCAAACCGCTTATTCTTATCCCTTCAGTAAACATGCAGATGCCATCAATACACTTCAGAAATGGTTTATCGAAGAAACAAGAATGGGAATTCCGGTTGATTTTACCAATGAAGGCATCCATGGGCTTTGTCATGACCGGGCAACGCCTTTACCTGCACCTATAAATATTGGAAGTACCTGGAATAAGGCTATGGTAAGGCAGGCCGGGGATATTGTTGGCCGCGAAGCCAAAGCATTGGGTTATACCAATGTTTATGCCCCTATTTTAGATCCCGCCAGAGACCAGCGCTGGGGAAGGGTCGTAGAATGTTATGGGGAAAATCCTTTTCACATTGCCGAACTGGGCAAGCAAATGGTACTGGGAATTCAGGAAAACGGAGTCGCAGCAACCTTAAAGCACTTTGCTGTATATAGTGTGCCTAAAGGTGGGAGAGATGGGGACGCACGTACCGATCCGCATGTGGCCTTAAGAGAGTTACACCAGATTCACCTTTATCCATTTAGAAGAGTCGTTCAGGAAGCTTCGCCGATGGGAGTGATGAGTAGCTATAATGATTACGACGGTGTTCCGATTACCGGAAGCCATTATTTCCTGACCGAACTGCTGAGAGAAAAATATGGGTTTAAGGGATACATTGTTTCTGATAGTGAGGCTGTAGAATACCTTTATTCCAAGCATCATGTGGTGGATGATTATAAAGGGGCGATCAAACAGGTGGTGGAAGCCGGACTGGATGTGCGGACCAATTTTACCATGCCGGAGCAATACATCATGCCTTTAAGAGAATTGATCAGCGAAGGAAAGGTTTCCATGAAAACGATCGATGAAAGGGTCGCTCATGTATTGCGGGTTAAATTCAGGTTGGGCCTGTTTGACCGGCCTTATGTACCGAATACGAAAGCCTCAGACCAGGTGGTACATACGGCGCAGAGCGAAGCCTTTTCAGCAGAACTCAGTCGCCAGTCGCTGGTGCTCTTGAAAAATGAGCAAAACCTCTTGCCTTTAGCACTGAATAAATTGAAAAATATTCTGGTGACCGGCCCTTTGGCTGCCGAGGTAAACTATACAACGAGCAGGTATGGCCCCTCGAATAACCCGGTCACTTCGGTTGTGGATGGCATCAAAAAATATACTGCTGGCAATGCTCAGGTGAATTATGTGAAAGGTTGTGACATCATTGATCCCAACTGGCCGGAAAGTGAAATTATTCCGAGTCCTCTTTCTGCTGCTGAGCAGGCAGGAATTGACGAAGCTGTTGCACAGGCTAAACTGGCCGATGTGATCATTGCCGTGGTTGGGGAAGATGAGAAAAGAGTAGGAGAAAGCCTTACCCGTACCGGATTAAACCTACCCGGCAGACAATTACAATTGTTGATGGCACTTCATGCCACGGGAAAGCCAGTGGTCATGGTGATGATCAATGGACAGCCTTTAACGATCAATTGGGAAAACCGCTATTTACCGGCAATTCTGGAAGCCTGGTTCCCTGGCCCCCAAAGTGGAAACATTATTGCAGAAACTTTATTCGGTGATTATAATCCCGGAGGTAAACTCCCGATCACCTTCCCTAAATCTGTTGGTCAGCTGGAATATAACTTTCCTTTTAAGCCGGCTTCGCAGGCGGGACAGCCAAGTAGTGGAAACAATGGCTATGGCAAAACCAGTGTAAATGGGGCATTGTTCCCATTTGGTTATGGCTTGAGTTACACGGATTTTGAATATAGCAATTTGGAGGTTAAACAGCCGACACAGAAAGCGGGTTCGGATATTGAGGTAAGTGTAAGGGTGAAGAATACCGGTAAACGTAAAGGAGATGATGTGGTGCAGCTTTATCTTAAAGATCTGGTGAGCAGTGTGACGACTTACGATTCCGACCTTCGGGGATTTGAGCGGATTACATTGCTTCCTGGAGAAGAGAAAACAGTCCGTTTTATACTCCATCCGGATGACCTCTCGATTTTAGACAAAGACATGAACTGGAGGGTGGAACCAGGTAAATTCAGGGTCATGATTGGTCAGTCTTCCGAAGACATTAAATTGAAACAGGAATTTGAAATCCTACCTTAA